The genomic stretch GCGTCCCACAGGAGCAGCACCTCGCGGTCGCGCTCGCCGAGCCGGTCCAGCGCCTGCCTCACCTTCTCCACCTGTTCACCGTGCTCCATCTCCTCCGATGGAGGGGGGGCGGCGCGGCCCTCGTGGTGCGCCTCGTCCTTGAGGAGCGCCAGGTGCTTCTTGCGGCGGATGACGGTGCGCGCCTCGTCGCGGGCCAGGTTGGCGGCTACGTGAAAGAGCCAGGCGCGCGGGTTGTCCGGCGCGCGGCCCAGCGCACGGGCGAACGCCTCCTGGGCCAGGTCCGCGGCGCGCTCGGC from Longimicrobium sp. encodes the following:
- a CDS encoding sigma-70 family RNA polymerase sigma factor, whose protein sequence is MTADWGEIYRKTHRDLVRFLYHKVWDAERAADLAQEAFARALGRAPDNPRAWLFHVAANLARDEARTVIRRKKHLALLKDEAHHEGRAAPPPSEEMEHGEQVEKVRQALDRLGERDREVLLLWDAGLSYPEIAAQSGLAQGAIGTTLARARRRLVEAHTLLEGTHAARG